Proteins encoded together in one candidate division KSB1 bacterium window:
- a CDS encoding T9SS type A sorting domain-containing protein — MNITAKQLLLAILLLSMASAPYALNYMYFSDTEVTVLNQRIPFETGDTLDGPIRTNEQFTLAHYPVFYGYVIQSADSFLTEGWTNPHFGNPDLLVFGAPTLPWPENANWHREQAIAADHYLDQGDTMRARVRLNGDSMRVWFAGPNQVFDSVSYSDYPLGDSSLYWIQAPIEVSGTVSGTLILCTSLDAGLADNTLYTSSDPVNGRPDYLHPEKFALITEGSIVILNTPANGRENSSHGSHIALNGLYVALGGSFTFAEQNDLDSGYVCECAPDNRGYIFLWGGIAQRQAGYTHRSNRTSTGYRKYYRGDRNLTYWSTGLFSDVAENVIEPATLEFDTISIGQHDTLAVRFTNAFVPLRLTDITVNQPFLVDSGELSEAWTHDIRVVFAPTTEGTYTGTLSFRAVFRQFTFTVPLHGVAVGLGAERPASPLPDRLTLSVYPNPFNSVTTLRYSLSRAEHAELLIVDVNGRQVERFGLAAVAGEHSLTWDARAVGTGIYFARLTAGAGMRTEKLLLLK, encoded by the coding sequence ATGAACATCACAGCCAAACAATTACTGTTGGCAATCCTGTTGTTGTCGATGGCGAGTGCGCCGTACGCGCTGAATTACATGTACTTCAGCGACACGGAAGTGACCGTGCTCAACCAGCGAATTCCATTCGAGACTGGCGACACGCTTGACGGTCCGATCCGCACCAACGAGCAATTCACACTTGCGCACTACCCGGTGTTCTATGGCTACGTGATTCAGTCCGCGGATAGCTTCCTGACGGAGGGCTGGACTAATCCGCATTTTGGCAATCCGGATCTGCTGGTCTTCGGCGCGCCGACGCTCCCGTGGCCGGAGAATGCTAACTGGCACCGCGAGCAAGCCATCGCCGCCGATCACTATCTCGATCAAGGCGATACCATGCGCGCTCGCGTGCGCTTGAACGGCGATTCGATGCGCGTCTGGTTCGCCGGACCCAATCAGGTCTTTGATTCAGTCAGCTACAGCGACTATCCGCTCGGAGACTCCTCGCTGTATTGGATTCAAGCGCCCATCGAGGTCTCGGGGACCGTATCTGGTACGCTCATCCTCTGCACCAGTCTTGATGCCGGATTGGCCGATAACACCCTGTACACCAGTTCGGATCCCGTAAATGGCCGGCCCGACTACCTCCACCCGGAGAAGTTCGCCCTCATCACCGAAGGCAGCATCGTCATTCTTAACACACCAGCCAACGGTCGCGAGAATTCCAGTCACGGCTCCCACATCGCTCTGAACGGCCTCTACGTCGCCCTCGGTGGCAGCTTCACCTTCGCTGAACAAAACGATCTCGACAGCGGTTATGTCTGCGAGTGCGCGCCTGATAACCGGGGCTACATCTTCCTCTGGGGCGGAATTGCTCAACGACAAGCCGGCTACACCCACCGCTCCAATCGCACGAGCACGGGCTACCGGAAGTATTATCGTGGTGATCGCAATCTCACCTACTGGTCCACCGGGCTGTTTTCCGACGTCGCCGAGAACGTCATCGAACCGGCCACACTCGAATTCGATACCATTTCCATCGGTCAACACGATACGCTGGCCGTTCGCTTCACCAACGCGTTTGTCCCGCTGCGGTTGACGGACATCACGGTCAACCAACCATTCCTTGTTGATAGCGGCGAACTCTCCGAGGCGTGGACACACGACATCCGCGTCGTCTTTGCGCCGACCACGGAGGGAACTTACACAGGGACTCTGTCCTTCCGTGCGGTCTTTCGCCAATTCACTTTCACGGTCCCGCTGCACGGAGTTGCCGTCGGGCTGGGCGCGGAGCGACCCGCGTCTCCCTTGCCGGATCGGTTGACGTTGTCGGTCTATCCGAATCCGTTCAACAGCGTAACCACGCTTCGCTATTCGCTGAGCAGAGCTGAACACGCGGAACTCCTGATCGTGGATGTCAATGGCCGCCAAGTCGAGCGGTTTGGGCTGGCTGCCGTCGCCGGGGAGCATTCGCTGACGTGGGATGCGCGGGCGGTCGGGACCGGGATCTATTTTGCGCGGCTGACGGCGGGCGCTGGCATGCGGACGGAGAAGTTGTTGCTGCTGAAGTAG
- a CDS encoding DMT family transporter yields MGGMTAAHGYLLFLCLIWGLTFPLVQIALADASPFAFLAARFAIAVLIFPALAWKRVFRLNGDLLQKGLGLGLLLFAGFAFQTFGLACTTADRAAFITGLFVPFTPLFAWLLFRERIGGRLWLAVALAFTGLLIMSWPESGGVVNFGDVLVFGCAVVFALQVVMVDRWVHHDNEDQLTWLGFAFTLAAALLFLPFVPLHFHVTASLIWILLYCAIPGLAFAIWMQLRYQPKISSTAAAVIYATEPIFAALAAWAIQDHIPQRRTLIGAVFIVSAMLLSVPVQKVLNTMRTTAADPEESGRVART; encoded by the coding sequence TTGGGCGGCATGACCGCGGCGCATGGCTATCTGCTATTTCTCTGTTTGATCTGGGGACTGACGTTTCCGCTGGTGCAGATCGCGCTCGCGGATGCGTCGCCGTTCGCGTTTCTGGCGGCCCGGTTTGCGATTGCGGTGTTGATCTTTCCGGCCCTGGCCTGGAAACGGGTGTTCCGCCTGAACGGCGATCTGTTGCAGAAGGGGCTCGGCCTGGGCCTGCTGTTGTTCGCGGGCTTCGCCTTTCAGACGTTCGGGCTGGCCTGTACGACGGCGGATCGCGCGGCGTTCATCACCGGGCTGTTCGTACCGTTCACGCCGCTGTTCGCGTGGCTGCTGTTTCGCGAGCGGATCGGCGGGCGATTGTGGCTGGCCGTAGCGTTGGCGTTCACCGGCCTCTTGATCATGTCGTGGCCGGAGTCCGGCGGCGTGGTGAATTTCGGCGATGTGCTGGTGTTCGGTTGCGCGGTCGTGTTTGCGTTGCAGGTGGTGATGGTGGATCGCTGGGTCCATCACGACAATGAGGACCAACTCACCTGGCTCGGCTTCGCCTTCACCCTGGCGGCGGCGCTGCTCTTTCTGCCCTTTGTGCCGTTGCATTTTCACGTGACGGCATCGCTGATCTGGATTCTGCTGTATTGCGCGATTCCCGGACTCGCCTTCGCGATCTGGATGCAGCTCCGCTATCAGCCGAAGATCTCGTCAACGGCGGCGGCCGTGATCTACGCGACGGAGCCGATCTTTGCCGCGCTGGCGGCGTGGGCGATTCAGGATCACATCCCGCAGCGCCGGACTCTGATCGGAGCAGTGTTTATTGTGAGTGCCATGCTGCTCTCGGTGCCGGTGCAGAAGGTGCTCAACACCATGCGCACTACGGCAGCGGATCCGGAAGAATCCGGCCGGGTTGCGAGGACTTAA
- a CDS encoding glycosyl hydrolase 53 family protein has protein sequence MPASSRRPELRRARAGAFVLCVLFACGQPSMAQLAADLSILPRAEHGGAIFYDQEGQPRDALDYLQQSGLRFVRLRLWHTPVEPWHGLDSTIAFAQRIRETGQQLLLDLHCSDTWADPANQRKPAAWQALHFAALTDSVYQYTASVLRRFQEAGATPAAVQIGNEITNGMLWDDGRVGGEFDTPQQWNQLAALVLSAIGGIHAALPPDEWPLIVLQLDRGGDNLTSRWWFDHLQERHVPFDVIGQSYYRWWQGSLNDLSENLTDLVSVYHKPVWVVETAYPFTLEGNDDEHNIVGDSAQLDTAYGATPDGQAAFIRDVMEIARAANQGVETPVFYWEPTWLANDSFGSPWENLACFDFAGHPLPVLELMHDAVGGQPRRAKADVALLVWPNPLHAGSVLFVSGSSGAPRELSLYNLLGRRVLMAPISGRGLQGIDTRSLAAGVYFLRANGAPTNSVATIRILR, from the coding sequence ATGCCCGCGAGTTCCCGCCGTCCGGAGTTGAGACGCGCCCGCGCGGGCGCGTTCGTGCTCTGCGTCCTGTTCGCGTGCGGCCAGCCCTCGATGGCGCAGCTGGCCGCCGATCTTTCGATCCTGCCGCGCGCGGAACACGGCGGCGCAATCTTCTATGATCAGGAGGGGCAGCCGCGTGACGCACTGGACTACTTGCAGCAGAGCGGCCTGCGGTTCGTCCGGCTGCGGCTCTGGCACACACCGGTGGAGCCGTGGCACGGTCTCGATTCGACCATTGCATTCGCGCAGCGCATCCGCGAGACGGGTCAGCAACTGCTGCTTGACCTGCACTGCTCCGACACCTGGGCCGATCCGGCGAACCAGCGCAAGCCCGCCGCGTGGCAGGCCCTCCATTTCGCGGCACTGACGGATTCCGTGTATCAATACACCGCGAGCGTGCTGCGCCGATTTCAGGAGGCCGGGGCCACGCCCGCCGCGGTTCAAATCGGCAACGAAATTACGAATGGGATGTTGTGGGATGACGGCCGGGTGGGCGGTGAGTTCGATACGCCCCAGCAGTGGAACCAACTCGCCGCCCTGGTGCTCTCCGCGATCGGCGGCATCCACGCCGCGCTGCCGCCGGACGAGTGGCCGCTGATCGTCCTGCAGCTCGACCGCGGCGGCGACAACCTCACGTCACGCTGGTGGTTCGATCACCTGCAAGAACGGCACGTGCCGTTTGACGTGATCGGCCAGTCCTACTACCGCTGGTGGCAGGGTTCGCTGAACGATTTGAGCGAGAACCTGACGGACCTGGTGAGCGTGTATCACAAGCCGGTCTGGGTTGTCGAGACCGCCTATCCGTTCACGCTCGAGGGGAACGACGATGAGCACAATATCGTCGGCGATTCCGCGCAACTCGATACCGCGTACGGTGCCACGCCCGATGGTCAGGCCGCATTCATCCGCGACGTCATGGAGATCGCACGCGCGGCCAATCAGGGGGTGGAAACGCCGGTGTTCTACTGGGAACCCACGTGGCTCGCGAACGATTCCTTCGGCTCGCCGTGGGAGAATCTGGCGTGCTTCGACTTCGCCGGACATCCGCTGCCGGTGCTGGAGTTGATGCACGACGCCGTCGGCGGGCAGCCGCGTCGCGCAAAAGCAGACGTCGCACTGCTGGTCTGGCCGAATCCGCTCCACGCGGGGAGTGTGCTGTTTGTCAGCGGATCAAGCGGTGCGCCCCGCGAACTGAGCCTCTATAATCTACTCGGCCGGAGAGTGCTCATGGCACCGATCTCCGGTCGCGGCCTTCAGGGGATTGACACGCGCAGTCTCGCCGCCGGGGTCTATTTCCTGCGGGCGAACGGCGCGCCCACGAACTCCGTGGCCACGATCCGCATCCTGCGTTAG
- a CDS encoding Nramp family divalent metal transporter — MRARISPVYARALLFLAVMGPGIITANVDNDAGGITTYSQAGASYGLTLLWIFIPLTVSLILIQEMCNRMGVVTGKGLSDLIREQFGVKWTFYLMAALLLTNFGNVLAEFSGIAAAGELIGIPRLVSVPVAAFLVWALIVAGTYATVERIFLFATLFYLCYIFTGYMLRPDWSAVGRALVIPHVTYERSYLLAMIGLVGTTIAPWMQFYQQASVVEKNISIRNYNLSRADTIFGGITVAIVALFIVVVCAETLFVHAVRIDTAADAAQALAPLAGQFSALLFAIGLLNASLFAASILPISTSYTICEALGWESGVDRKFGEARQFYVLYTSLIALGAFIALLPNLPLIQVMFYSQVINGIMLPFTLIPILLMINNRRLMGEYVNSRFYNIICWTFVIVISSMSTGWILLQVSGTD; from the coding sequence ATGCGCGCCAGAATCTCACCCGTGTACGCACGGGCTTTGTTGTTTCTGGCCGTGATGGGGCCGGGGATCATCACTGCCAACGTCGATAATGACGCAGGCGGAATCACCACCTATTCGCAAGCCGGGGCCAGCTACGGACTGACCCTGCTCTGGATCTTCATCCCCCTGACGGTCTCGCTGATCCTGATTCAGGAAATGTGCAACCGTATGGGCGTGGTCACCGGCAAAGGGTTGTCCGATCTGATCCGCGAGCAGTTCGGCGTCAAGTGGACGTTCTACCTGATGGCCGCGCTGCTCCTGACCAACTTCGGAAACGTGCTGGCCGAATTCTCGGGAATCGCCGCGGCGGGCGAGTTGATCGGCATCCCGCGACTCGTCAGCGTGCCCGTCGCCGCGTTTCTGGTGTGGGCGTTGATCGTGGCGGGCACTTACGCGACCGTCGAGCGCATCTTCCTGTTCGCGACGCTGTTCTATCTCTGTTACATTTTCACCGGCTATATGTTGCGACCCGACTGGTCGGCGGTGGGGCGCGCGCTGGTGATTCCGCACGTGACCTACGAGCGCAGCTATCTGCTCGCGATGATCGGGCTGGTGGGCACGACCATTGCCCCGTGGATGCAATTCTACCAGCAAGCGTCGGTTGTGGAGAAGAACATCTCGATCCGCAATTACAATCTGTCCCGCGCCGACACGATCTTCGGCGGGATCACCGTAGCGATCGTGGCGCTGTTCATCGTCGTAGTCTGCGCGGAGACGCTATTTGTACATGCCGTCCGCATCGACACCGCCGCCGACGCCGCGCAGGCGCTGGCCCCGCTGGCCGGACAGTTCAGCGCGCTCCTGTTCGCGATCGGCCTGCTCAACGCCAGCCTGTTTGCGGCGTCGATTCTGCCCATTTCGACCTCTTACACGATCTGTGAAGCGCTGGGGTGGGAATCGGGCGTGGACCGGAAATTCGGCGAAGCCCGCCAGTTCTACGTGCTCTATACGTCGTTGATCGCGCTCGGCGCGTTTATCGCCTTGCTCCCGAACCTGCCGCTGATTCAGGTGATGTTCTATTCGCAGGTCATCAACGGCATCATGTTGCCGTTCACGCTGATTCCGATCCTGCTGATGATCAACAATCGCCGCCTGATGGGAGAGTATGTCAACAGCCGCTTCTACAACATCATTTGCTGGACGTTCGTGATCGTGATTTCGAGCATGAGCACCGGCTGGATTCTGCTGCAAGTGAGCGGGACGGACTAA
- a CDS encoding DEAD/DEAH box helicase, producing MSFEKFGLDPRLLKAVNELGYERPTPIQDAAIPSVMAGNDIMGSAQTGTGKTAAFGLPILQRLLDEHHKKHSVRALVLSPTRELAAQIEESLRSYACHTRQRVLAVFGGVSIVPQREKLRTGVDILVATPGRLLDHLDHHTVTLNDVEVFVLDEADRMLDMGFLPDIRRVLHYLPTKRQTMLFSATIPPEIASLARGMLKDPIEVQVGVRSSAAVGITHAIYPCAAHLKPEILPAIMKELGTRQVLIFTRTKRRADRVGKLLSKAVIRNAVLHGDRTQKQRIAALEGFKRGQFEVLVATDIAARGLDVENISHVINFDVPGTPEDYVHRIGRTARAERRGDAFTIVSPEEEMSMRAIERHLGQVLPRVALRDFNYEAPPPERQTGLQRASVNTTGPARTSFTSRRPKLRRKR from the coding sequence ATGTCCTTCGAAAAATTCGGTCTCGATCCACGGCTGCTGAAAGCCGTCAATGAACTGGGCTACGAACGCCCCACGCCGATTCAGGATGCCGCCATTCCCTCGGTCATGGCCGGCAATGATATCATGGGCTCGGCCCAGACCGGAACCGGCAAGACCGCCGCCTTCGGTTTGCCGATCCTGCAACGGCTGCTCGATGAGCATCATAAAAAACACTCCGTGCGCGCACTGGTGCTCTCACCCACCCGCGAACTCGCCGCGCAAATCGAGGAATCGCTGCGCTCCTATGCCTGCCACACGCGACAACGCGTGCTCGCCGTGTTCGGCGGCGTCTCCATCGTACCCCAGCGGGAAAAGCTGAGAACCGGCGTGGACATTCTGGTCGCGACGCCGGGCCGCCTGCTCGATCACCTCGATCATCACACCGTCACGCTTAATGACGTCGAAGTGTTCGTGCTGGACGAGGCCGACCGCATGCTCGACATGGGCTTCCTGCCCGATATCCGGCGTGTGCTGCATTACCTGCCCACGAAACGGCAAACCATGCTGTTCTCCGCGACGATTCCACCGGAGATCGCGTCGCTGGCGCGCGGCATGCTGAAGGACCCCATCGAAGTGCAAGTCGGGGTGCGCTCGTCCGCCGCGGTCGGGATTACGCACGCGATCTATCCCTGCGCTGCGCACCTGAAACCCGAGATTCTGCCGGCGATCATGAAAGAACTCGGCACGCGTCAAGTACTGATCTTCACGCGCACCAAACGCCGCGCCGACCGGGTCGGCAAGCTGCTCAGCAAAGCCGTCATCCGCAACGCGGTGCTGCACGGTGACCGTACGCAAAAGCAACGCATTGCCGCCCTCGAGGGCTTCAAGCGCGGGCAGTTCGAGGTGCTCGTCGCGACCGATATCGCCGCGCGCGGGCTGGACGTCGAGAACATCTCGCATGTCATCAACTTCGACGTGCCGGGGACGCCCGAGGACTACGTGCATCGCATCGGCCGCACGGCCCGCGCCGAACGGCGGGGCGACGCCTTCACCATCGTCTCGCCGGAAGAAGAGATGTCCATGCGCGCCATCGAACGACACCTCGGACAAGTGCTGCCGCGCGTCGCCTTGCGCGATTTCAACTACGAAGCGCCGCCACCGGAGCGGCAGACCGGATTGCAGCGCGCCAGCGTGAATACTACCGGTCCGGCCCGCACGTCCTTTACCTCGCGGCGGCCCAAGCTCCGCCGCAAACGGTAG
- a CDS encoding magnesium transporter yields MAKHPEELIFLSALLGRRAKSKKLGTSMGRVHDVVATLTELYPQLRGFVLQHKDTRVLYPATAQEYFDFHHSGVLIVDESRIASLELGDRDFSLRELLWDKQIVDVDGAKVVRVNDVQLLVSERQWVVHVDVGLSGLMRRLGFEGLARGAAKSVGKPLLDELISWKFVQPLSAEASALDPVRLTVGARKLNELHPGELADILEDLDSSQRQVILESLDTEIAAEAIQETDEDVQRAIFEGMNTELAADILEEMEPAKAADVLANLDEEASSAIIEAFEGEEEKADLQELLTYEDNTAGALMSTDYLEINGDRTVGEALEIVREAAGEIEAFYYVYVHDDDGKLVGALSLRHLLQTDPALQCGNVVQQRLVSLELTSDIVEIVTAFLRYNFLCLPVSDESGVLRGVISFKHSFDQLLPHLYRAWKAD; encoded by the coding sequence GTGGCGAAGCATCCCGAAGAACTCATCTTCCTGTCCGCGTTGCTCGGTCGGCGCGCCAAGAGCAAAAAGCTCGGCACGTCGATGGGACGCGTGCATGACGTGGTCGCCACGCTGACCGAACTCTATCCGCAACTGCGCGGCTTCGTGCTCCAGCACAAGGACACGCGCGTGCTCTATCCCGCCACCGCGCAGGAATATTTCGACTTCCACCATTCCGGCGTGCTGATCGTGGATGAGAGCCGCATCGCGTCGCTGGAACTCGGCGACCGCGACTTCAGCCTGCGCGAACTGCTGTGGGACAAGCAAATCGTCGATGTCGATGGCGCGAAAGTCGTGCGCGTCAACGATGTGCAATTGCTCGTCAGCGAACGGCAATGGGTCGTGCACGTCGATGTCGGACTGTCCGGCTTGATGCGGCGGCTCGGCTTCGAAGGCCTCGCGCGCGGCGCCGCCAAGTCCGTCGGCAAGCCGCTGTTAGATGAACTGATTTCCTGGAAATTCGTGCAGCCGCTGTCCGCCGAAGCCTCGGCGCTCGACCCCGTACGCCTGACCGTCGGTGCGCGCAAGCTCAACGAATTGCACCCCGGTGAACTGGCGGATATTCTCGAAGATCTTGACTCGTCGCAGCGACAGGTGATTCTGGAATCGCTCGACACGGAGATCGCCGCCGAAGCGATTCAGGAGACCGACGAAGACGTGCAGCGCGCGATCTTCGAGGGCATGAACACCGAACTCGCCGCGGATATTCTCGAAGAGATGGAGCCCGCCAAGGCCGCCGACGTGCTGGCGAATCTCGACGAGGAAGCCTCCTCCGCGATCATCGAAGCCTTCGAAGGTGAAGAAGAAAAAGCCGACCTGCAGGAACTGCTCACCTACGAAGACAACACCGCCGGCGCGCTGATGTCCACCGATTATCTCGAAATCAACGGCGACCGTACGGTCGGCGAAGCACTGGAAATCGTGCGCGAAGCGGCCGGCGAAATCGAAGCGTTTTACTATGTGTACGTGCACGACGACGACGGCAAACTCGTCGGCGCGCTCTCGCTGCGGCACCTGCTGCAAACCGATCCCGCGCTGCAATGCGGCAATGTCGTGCAGCAGCGACTGGTCAGTCTCGAACTCACCAGCGACATCGTCGAAATCGTGACGGCATTCCTCCGCTACAACTTCCTTTGCCTGCCCGTGAGCGACGAGAGCGGCGTGCTGCGCGGAGTCATCAGCTTCAAACATTCCTTCGACCAACTGCTCCCGCATCTTTACCGGGCGTGGAAGGCGGATTAG